tggagacagaatttgccctagttcatctttctcttgaagaagctgctatgtttgtacaccgtagcaTTTtataaccaaggagtttcgtgatctttatcgtgtgatgaattgaagaattttttagccaacatctttctcaagttggtgagtaagccgcgtactgggattcgtgcatcgaattggttagtcacgtattgggagccgtgcattgaaaaggagagatcgttactacagaacaagtccaattgggtattggggtaagggttcaactgtaggttggtataaggtacagGGATGCCTTTACTTGCAaccgtttgttgtgataatagtgaattctcaggagtggtgaccttaaaatcattcggtggggtttttgccatgtaggttttccccattcgtaaacaaatcaccgtgtcaatttaatttctgctgcatttagttaattggtgatttgtttgtgctatcacgcgtgttgcatgctaattgaattaattaattaacttggctaattaatttgttaattcatcacaaggggtcaatacaatCTTAGCCTATcaactactatttaaggggcttccctGTTTGGAATGGACATTTCTTTGGTTTGAAAAAACCCTTACATCCTAAGTTTAAATAGAGATACAACTTGAGAATAACATagtaaaaatacatttttaactCCCAAGTATAACATTGCCCACAAAATAGGAACACTCTCTAGTTGGTTTTCAAAATGAGCATTCAGACATTTTAATTCATATGTTCCTTCAATCAATCCATGTTtacccttttcttcttcttttttccttttttctttatcaagacttaacttttttttcataagaaaaagacttaattttttttaaaatatcaagtTTCCCTTGCTCCTTAATCTTATCTCatgttccccccccccctcccccaaaaaaaaaaatctttgttttgaatttggggggaaaaaaaaagtagagataAAACTTGAGGATAACATGCTAAAAATAATCTCCAACTCCTATGTAAAACActacctacaaaataggacaacaGTCACGTTGATTTTAAATCTCAACTTCTTCAAATTATTTCTTCCTTGATTCCTCTCagttctattttctttttctctacaccatcatcatcatttttttttttctaaattcaaaatccaaaaaaggaaaaactttacttacaaaaacaaaagtgcAGTTCTAATTATTCCGGTTCAACAGGTTTGTCAATGTACATTgctctattctattttttttttttttttaaattataaagaaaTCAATGGCCTTCTAATTATTTGGGCTTTAGGTcttcttcatgttcttatttccttatttttatcctcttttttattttatttttactatgcATCTGTGGGTTAAGGCTTACtcattgcttttcttttctttaattacaatattacgGTGATTTTCTTTGATTACAATATTATAGTAGGACACAAACTATGCAATTTGGATAATTATCGAATTGTGTAAAAGAAACACAAATTGTGCAATTTGGATAAGTATCAAACTATGTTACTCTACTATTAATCAATAAAACTTTgaatgtattaattaattatattgcaCTTAACTCTATTTCAAAGCATAAAATATATACGTAAAGGAGCATGATTGACCATTATATACAACCATATTactaatatatttgtaaaaaaaaaaaaaaagggccttTGATTGGATCATTGGGCTTTAGTATGGACATATTTTTTTGTACTGGAAAATAGGCAAAAGAGGCTACTTCTCCGGTTCTCTCTACTCCGTAATCAACtggaaacaaattttttgaagCACAAAGGTACAACAACCATGTTTGGTGTAGGGTATACAAGctagttgaaacttgaaacataTTATAGGGTGTCTGAGGACCAAGGAGGATTGAATATGAAGTAGCACACATGATTCCACCCGCAAAAGCATATCCAACTTGAGGACTTCATCAATCCGAGAAGGGATGGAGATGAGAGATAGTGTTGTATGAGGACCCACTTAGTGGTAAAAGTACTATGGAAAGAGGCCAGGGCGATGGGAGAGAGCTTCCTGTAAAGGTATACCTTCCCCCTCCATATTGAATGCACTGCAACAACCTTATcagctgcattaatgaggaaatgacatCGGAACAGTAGTTGCATAGCTAAGCAGCCCCTTCTACCACATTTAGTAGAACTTTGATGGGACAAGTGTCCTAAGAAAAGTCCTGAATCCTATAAGTGGATGGTTAGCATGCAAAAAAGGAGAGTATATAAGGGAGGGAAACCTCCCATTTATGGGGGACTTTTGGATTccttaagaaaagaaaaaagaagacaatgAACAAGGCATGACCTGAGTTAAAACTTGTAACAAATTTGTACAAGATCCAATCCTCGGACTTGCCCGAGGATAGCATTATTCTCAATTACAACTTGAACTGTTCTTCTCTTTTTACTTTTGATTCTTCGGCCTTAGATCAGAACTTAATCCAAAATTACAAATTCTATTGTTTGGGCTTAGTTTGAAGGACATGACAccactattctaagtgggcttgggaCATGATTTTCTTAGCACTTACacatgttttatgttttttttaataaaacagaGATTATTTATGGGGCGgcttttgtttagatttttttttccaattttatatttcctaATTGGAAAGATTGCTAATCAATATACAAAGTGCCCAAGTTTTTTTGCCTTGGTTGTTTGTAGAAAGTTGTTGGATTGCATATATTAGTGCCTAGGTTTTATTGATTTCGTCATACGTATACTCTTAacgtaataatttttttgttatttgtgatAATTGTTCCATTTTTCTCAATCTTATCtcttttatatgaaattatccCTAACAATTGTTGTGCCTTTTTACTAcaacttatctttttttttttcaagaaaatacattttttaaattaaatgatattATTGGTGATTAATAGTACCTGCTAATGCTGGTAgtctttcttataattttttcttttaaggatTAAATATAACTTCATaactatcattaaaaaaaaaaaaaaacaatgtgagAGTTGAGACTGTGAGAGCCTTtcctatttaatttatttattttggattttaggtatttgaattttttttgttatttgtgtgtATTTAGTGGCTACATTATAGGACTAAGTAGCTAtcttttaggattaaaaaaaaacttaatatctctcatttaaataaaaattaaaaaaaaaacttgataacaaaacaaaataacgtGAGAGATTTTCCTatttaattgcattttttttttggttttttaggcattgaaatttttgttatgaatgTGTACATTATACTATTATAggactcatcacacccctaagttttttttttgtgtttggaaaatatagtaatcccaaattataatagatgcaaattattaaaatttacccaaaaaatagatgAGCCTCCGAGCAAGTGCGTGAGTgcatgcttagaggctagtattATTTAATGTATTGAATGTTAAAATAGAAGATGAGATATATGGTGTATTGTTAAGtggtatgttaaaatagataaaataattttttgatgtatgaaaatatgattttttttttttttaaagttttaatgcTGCTGCTAAAAGGAAGCATGACCTACGTAAATCTTTgccttacaaataaaaaataggttttGCTAACatatgcccttagggcatatattagtaaactattttagaaaattttttatggaagagTGAATAAttctttgacaattttttcaatttttcattaaaattttcctaaaatgaaagattaatatatatatatatatatatatatatatatacatatgcgCTTAGGGCATGCATTATCTGacccatataaaaaaaaaatatggtacatcttaaatttttttgtttttggttgttgttgaaGAGAGAGGACATTTTTAAGGGAAAGAAAACCAAGTACTCAGTTCTTTCAAGGCACTCCAAGTGCGTAGGAGGTTGGTAGTTTTCAGCATCACAACACTCTATGCTTCAAAACTGCCTATTTTGACGCCATTTCCatgtaaaaaaaacaaagacgcAATGGCTCGCTCCTCCTTGCTGTTATACTACTTCTCAGGCTCAGGCTCATTCagaagcttcttcttcttcatccccACAACCTTAGCTCTCACAACCTCTCTCTTCATTCTCTTCTACATATCCACCACCTCTAACCTCTTCACCCATTATCATCCACCTGACCCATCCTTTTTAGGCCTCAATTCTCCATTTGGGTCTTCAACTTTCTCTCCCCGTACTCGCCAAACCGTCTCTATTTCATTTCACAATCATTCCAAAACACCCTTTCAATTTCAAGTGCCCCAAATTGTTCATTTGGGAGAAGGAGGATTTGGAAGTCAACGCCCTCTAGAACCTCGATTCCCCCCAGATGGTCATGGTATGTCAATTCTGGCTTTTTCTGCTTCTGGGTCGGTCTTACTTGTCTGAAAGTATTTCTattgtgtgcgtgtgtgtgtgttttttttaatgggttttgcgTGAATTTTCATTCTTTGTGTGTATTGTTTACTATTTTTGGAAAGTTGGAATCTTTGTTGTACTTGTAAACCAAggcaaaaaatagaaagcttgtAGCTGGGTTCACTGGCATGTAAATTCTAATATTTGTGCTGATGAGCTTGTTCTTCTGGTATTTATTTGGTATTTCCTATGGACTTTGGGGTGGGATTATTGTTTATAAACCTCTGCTAATGGGTGAtggaaaaaaattactatttgattttcttggcaAGGATTTTCATTGTCTTGAAATGGGAAATTAGAACCTCCATCAACTTTGCCTAATACAACTTCTGGCATTGTTGAGCTTAGttcttcaatctttttttcaaaccaaaacaacataaaaaataaaaggtttttGTTCTCCTTTTTTCCCTACGGTTCTGAGAAAATTACTAATATATTTACTAATACAACTTCTGAGAAAATTACTAATAGATTTCTTGGCAAGGAATACAACTTTTGTCTTATAAAAAGATGAAAGTTGTGTTTTGTAAGTCAAAGTCCAACTGCAACTTCcattttaataaaacttaaaattgtcTTTTGGTcacatttaagaaaaatttgtatGACTACCCTTGAAATTGGCAAATTccttttttgctttatttattgCATTGATAGTTGAAGGTCAATTTGATCCATCTGCATGATGAGATCAGAGTTCGGTCTAATATATAGAATATAAATATCTTGCAACTGAATGACCTTGTATCATGTATGCTTAGAAGGACCCTTATTCATCCATCTTTGCTTTGAATGGATAAAAGTGACCTTCTCTAAAATCGACGAGTGCTTAATAGATAACTTGTCTATACTTGGAACAGATTTTTTTGGCTGCTTCAGGttctaaaaatttcaatttgattgTGGCTCTCTCAGTGTTTTTTCCCCCCACCAAATACATTCTTTATAAGCAATAGCTTTACTAAGAACAAgatgatagaaaaaaaaagtcccatTTTTAAGATATGTTTATGATGCTATGGCTCTTTTGCTACTTGCTTATGTTGTCTTATGGTGGATATTTTGTTTGAGGACTAGGACACTTTTATGAAAGCAAGGTTAGCTGATTCTGCACTCTCATCTTGTATTGGTTAGTGTATTGTGTCATATGAACAAATTTCCGGAACATGTCCAGCTTCAATGGAGTCAGTCATGCAATACAGTGGGTAATATCCTCATAATACAAGGTTATTAAATATGCTGATTAAATCAGAGGTGTGAAATATATTAGTGAGTCAAACTGGGAGAGTGTATAATAGTATCCAACTTGATGGATATTTGCCCTTGTTTTACAGTAGAGGGATCCGTCACATTCAGATGAGTTCACCTGACCATTTGCACTGTAAACAATTTTTGGCATGAGTTGGGTGAGTGAGGAGGTTGAAGAACTTCAATTAATGATCATgatcttttatttcttaatcCAAAAGTTTGGAAACTGTTTTTTATGGTTCAGGAAACTATGTGAATTACAACGAGGTGTACCATGATAGAGATATCTTTGTTGAAGACTATAAGGAAATGAATAGGAGCTTTAAGATATATGTTTATCCTCACAGGCGAAATGATCCTTTTGCAAACGTGCTGTTGCCAGTGGGTTCCGAACCTGGGGGTAATTATGCTAGTGAAAGTTACTTTAAGAAGGTCCTTATGAGTAGCCATTTCATCACAAAAGATCCAACCAAGGCAGATCTTTTCTTTCTGCCTTTCTCAATTGCAAGGTTGCGGCATGACCCCAGAATTGGTGTAGGAGGTATCCAAGATTTTATTAAAGATTACATCCTCAATATTAGTCAGAAGTACCCATATTGGAATCGGACAGGTGGGGCTGATCATTTCTATGTTGCCTGTCATTCCATTGGACGGTCAGCAATGGATAAAGCAAATGAAGTGAAATTCAATGCAATTCAAGTTGTGTGTTCTTCTACCTATTTCCAACCTGGGTACATTGCTCATAAGGATGCATGCCTGCCTCAAATTTGGCCAAGACAAGGAGTCCTCCCTAATCTTTCTTCATCAAACAGGTGagtatggtttttatttttattttctgattatcatttattttatactggaaattttatgaaattagaaaCTTATAAATCCTCTTTGTCAAAGTTTAACAAAGGTTGAGGATATTTTACAATCTCAGAAAGCCAGTATGAAAAGTCATCTtggtttataatttattgatttatttgttttttaagaaGGGCATTTGGGTAGATGACAGCTTTTAAGGCATTATATGTTATTCAACTTATAGTTATTTAACATTTTCCCTCCCCATCTCCCCTCAAAAAGAGGgggaaagataaaagaaaatagaaaaaggagttATATCTTAACTGACTGCACATCTCTTAGACCCAAAAAACCAGATGCATTTGGTTGTATCTGTCATGTGtagttaaattaattattatttttattc
The DNA window shown above is from Quercus lobata isolate SW786 chromosome 7, ValleyOak3.0 Primary Assembly, whole genome shotgun sequence and carries:
- the LOC115953499 gene encoding probable glycosyltransferase At5g03795, with amino-acid sequence MARSSLLLYYFSGSGSFRSFFFFIPTTLALTTSLFILFYISTTSNLFTHYHPPDPSFLGLNSPFGSSTFSPRTRQTVSISFHNHSKTPFQFQVPQIVHLGEGGFGSQRPLEPRFPPDGHGNYVNYNEVYHDRDIFVEDYKEMNRSFKIYVYPHRRNDPFANVLLPVGSEPGGNYASESYFKKVLMSSHFITKDPTKADLFFLPFSIARLRHDPRIGVGGIQDFIKDYILNISQKYPYWNRTGGADHFYVACHSIGRSAMDKANEVKFNAIQVVCSSTYFQPGYIAHKDACLPQIWPRQGVLPNLSSSNRKKLAFFAGKINSPVREKLLQVWRNDTEIFAHFGRLTTPYADELLGSKFCLHVKGFEVNTARIADSLYYGCVPVIIANYYDLPFADILNWKSFSINVATLDIPLLRKILKRFSFEEYLMLQRNVLKVRKHFQWHLSPVDYDAFYMVMYELWLRRSSVRLPLNAFVHPN